The Deltaproteobacteria bacterium nucleotide sequence GAAGATGGGCTCGGTCGCTGACCTGATCGGCATGATCCCCGGGGTGAAGAAGCTCCTCAAGGGCGCCGACCTCACGGGCGCGGAAGACGAGCTCAAGCGCGTCGAGGCGATCATCGACTCGATGACGCGCCAGGAGCGCCGCAACGTGCACATCCTGAACTCCAACCGCCGCAAGCGGATCGCCAGTGGCAGCGGCACGTCCGTAGCCGAGGTGAACCGGCTCATCAAGCAGTTCACGCAGACCAAGAAGGTGCTGAAGAAGCTCGGCTCGGGAGCCGCGATGCAGGGCTTCCCCGGCTCACCTCTCCCGGGGGACCGAAGGAGGAGCCCATGGCAGTGAAGATCCGTCTCGCCCGTCACGGCAGCAAGAAGAACCCGGTGTACCGCATCGTCGTCGCGCACTCGGAGTCGCCGCGCGACGGCCGTTACATCGCGCAGCTGGGGCTCTACGACCCGACCCGCTCACCTGCCCTCGTCCGGTTCCAGGCCGATGCCCTCGCCGCGTGGCTCAAGAAGGGCGCCCGACCGACGCAGACCGTCGCCCAGCTCATTCGCCGGGCCGGCGCCAGCACCTCCGATGTGCCAGCGTGACGGACGCAAGGAGCAGCCACGTCCATGAAGGAACTGGTTGCATTTTTGGCCAAGCAGCTCGTCAGCCAGCCTGACGCGGTGGAGGTGAGGGAGACCCAGGGCGAAACGGCCTCCGTGCTCGAGCTCAAGGTCGCGAAGGAGGATCTGGGTCGGGTGATCGGCAAGCAGGGCCGCACCGCCAAGGCGATCCGCACCATCCTGAATGCCGCGGCGTCCCGGACCAACCGCAAGGTCGTCCTCGAGATCCTCGAAGAGGGCTGAGGGGGCCGCGGGCGCGCCTCCGGAGACGCGGGCGGGCTGGCTCGCAGTCGGCGAGGTGGTCGCCGCGCACGGACTGCACGGCCTGCTGCGGGTACGGGCCTACCAGCCGCCCGCACCGAGCCTCGCGCCCGATCGGCTCATCCGGCTCGAGCAGGCCGCCGCCGGGCGCGAGGCCCGCATCGCGTCGGCCGCGCCGCATGGCCGCGGGCTCGTCCTCGTCGCGCTCACCGGCGTCGGGGACCGCGCCGCAGCCGAGGCGCTGGTCGGGAGCCGGGTCCTCGTCCGGACGGCGGACCTGCCTCCTGCCGCCGACGACGAGTTCTACTACTATGAGGTGGTGGGCTTCCGGGTGGAGACGGCCGGCGGCGAGCAGCTCGGTACGCTCGTGGCGACGCTCGCGACCGGCGCCAACGACGTCTGGGTCGTGCGCACCGCCGACCGCGAGCACCTGATTCCCGTGGTCGCGGAGGTGGTGCGCGCGATCGACCGGGCCGGCCGGCGGGTGGTGATCGAGCCACCGCCCGGCCTCCTCGACTGAACCCCATGCGCGTCCACGTCCTCACGCTCTTTCCCGAGATGTTCGGCTCCCCGCTCGCGGCCGGCGTCCTGCGCCGCGCCCGCGAGCGGGGCGCCCTCGAGGTCTCGCTCCACCAGCTCCGCGACTATGCGGGCGGCCGCCACCTTCAGGTGGACGACACACCCTACGGCGGCGGCCAGGGCATGGTGATGAAACCCGAGCCGCTGGTCGCCGCCATCGAGCACATCGCCGCCGCCGACGCGCCCCGGCGCATCCTCCTCTCGCCGCAGGGCGCCGCGTTCAGCCACGAGCGTGCGCGAGCGCTCGCCAGCGAGCGCTCGCTGCTATTGCTCTGCGCCCGCTACGAGGGCCTCGACGAGCGCGTGAAGCGTCACGTCGACGAGGAGCTGTCGATCGGCGACTACGTGCTCAGCGGCGGCGAGCTGGCCGCGCTCGTCGTCCTCGACGCCGTGGCGCGGCTCCTGCCCGGCGTCCTCGGCAACGTCGCCTCACCCGCCGACGACTCCTTCGCGACGGGGCTCCTCGAGCATCCGCAGTACACCCGCCCCGAGGAGTTCCGCGGCGTCCGCGTGCCCGACGTCCTGCTCTCCGGCGAGCACGCCGCCATCGCCCGCTGGCGCCGCGAGCAGTCGCTGCGCCTCACGCTCGAACGCCGCCCCGACCTCCTCGCCCGCGCCCCCCTCGACGCCACGGATCGCGCCTTCCTCCGCACGCTCGGCTGGGAGCAGGGAGACGAGTAGGACCATGCGGCGACTCGCGGCGCGCTGAGATGGCCGACCTCTATCTCGCCCTCCTCCACCACCCGGTCTACGACAAGAACGGTGCGATCGTGACGACCGCCGTCACCAACATGGACGTGCACGACATCGGGCGCCTGGCGCGGACCTTCGACGCGCGTGCTTTCTACGTGGCCACGCCCGTTCCCACGCTTCACCGCCTCGTCGAGCGCATCATCCGGCACTGGGAGACGGGTGCGGGCGCCGCCTACAACGAGACGCGCAAGGAGGCGCTGGCGCTGGTCCGCCTGGCGCACGACCTCGACGCCGCCGTGGCCGACATCGAGCGTGAGACCGGCCGGCTGCCGAGGCTCGTCGCGACCAGCGCGCGCGAGGGGCCGGCCCGGCTTTCCTTCGCGTCACTGCGCCGCCGGCTCGGCGCAGACGGTCCGCCCGAGCTCCTGGTCTTCGGCACGGGCTGGGGCCTCGCGGCCGAGGTCATCGCCCGGGCCGACGACGTGCTCGAGCCGATCCGCGGCACGAGCGGGTACAACCACATCTCCGTGCGCAGCGCGGTGGCCATCATCCTTGACCGGCTGCGCCACGACCGCTAAGAGAAGCGGGTTCCCATGAATCCGATCGACCGCATCGAGGCGGAGCAGCTCCGCAAGGACGTCCCGCCCTTCAAGCCGGGCGACACCGTGCGGGTGCACGTGCGCGTGGTCGAGGGCGACAAGGAGCGCATCCAGGTCTTCGAGGGAACCGTGATCAGGCGCAGCGGCGGCGGCAGCCGCGAGATGTTCACGGTCCGCAAGACGTCGTACGGGGTGGGTGTGGAGCGCACCTTTCCCGTCCATTCGCCACGCGTCGACCGCCTCGAGGTGGTCGCGCGCGGGGCGGTGCGCCGGGCGAAGCTCTACTACCTGCGCGAGCGCATGGGTCGGGCCGCGCGCGTCACCGAAGAGGCGAGCAAGGGCTGACGCGCGGCGCGCGCGTCACTTTGCAGCTGCGGGGGCGTCGGGCCGCTGGCCCCCCATGCGGGAGTTGCCGTCGAAGGTGGCCCCCTCCTGAACGACGAGGCACTTCGTCTCGACGTCGCCGAAGAGCCGTCCGCCGGTGCAGATCTCGACCCGGCTCGCCTGCCGCACCTCGCCGCGGATCTCGCCGAGGACGATGAGCTTCTCCGCCTGCACGCTCGCGTGCACGATGGCCTGGGGACCGACCACCAGGAGGTCGGTGGCCCGCACCTCGCCCTTCAGCTTCCCCTCGATCCGGGTCGGGACCGTGAAGGACAGCTTGCCCGTCACCTCGGCGTCGGGCCCGAGCGACACCCGGACCTCCTGCCACGCGTTTCCGTTCACTGGCTTTGCCTCTGCCATCCCTCGCTCCTCCTAGCCGTCGGCCGTCGACACACCCTCCGCCGGAAACACGTGACAGGCGACCGCGTGGCCGCCGCGCCCGGTCTCGAGAGGCGGCGTCTCCCGCCGGCACACCTCCAGGGCGTGCCCGCAGCGCGGGTGGAAGGCGCACCCGGGCGGTGGGCTGACCGGACTCGGCACGTCACCTCCCAGCGTCATACGTTGCTTCCTCCGTCGCGGATCGGGGACGGGCACCGCTGACAGAAGGGTGCGAGTATAGGGATGTCGGGGGTTCCTGTAAATCTCTTCGCGCGGCCCGCATTCGACGATCCGGCCGAGGTACATGATCGCCACCCGGTCGCTCACGTGCTCGACGACGCGGAGGTCGTGCGCGATGAAGAGCAGCGTGAGACCGAGCCGCCGCTGCAGGTCCTGCAGGAGATTGAGGATCTGGGCCTGGATGGAGACGTCCAGCGCCGACACGGCCTCGTCGGCGACGATGAAGCGCGGCCCGACGGCGAGCGCGCGGGCAATGCCGATCCGCTGCCGCTGCCCGCCGCTGAACTCGTGCGGATAGCGCTTGCCCGCGTCGGGAGGCAGGCCGACGAGCTCGAGCAGCTCCGCGACGCGCGCGCGTCGTTCGCGGCGCGTCCCGACTCTGTGGATGGCGAGCCCCTCGCCCACGATGCCGGCGACGCGCATGCGCGGATTGAGCGAGCCGTAGGGGTCCTGGAAGATGATCTGCATCTGGCGGCGCATGGCGCGCAGCTCGCGCGGCGAGAGCGCCAGCAGCGAACGCCCGTCGAACCGGACGTCGCCGGCGGTCGGCTCGAGCAGCCGGAGCATCAGGCGGCCGAGCGTCGACTTGCCGCACCCCGACTCGCCGACCAGGCCGAGCGTCTCCCCCGCGCGGATGGCGAGCGACACCCCCTCCACCGCGTGCACCCAGGCGCGCGCGCGGCCGAAGAGGCCGCCGCCGAGCGGGTAGCGCTTGTGGAGGTCGCGGACCTCAACCAGGGGGGCAAGGTTCATCATACCCGGATGCAGGCGGCCGCGTGGCCGCGGGCCTTCTCCTCGAGCGGCGGATCCTCCGCGGCGCAGCGGTCGATCGCCTTCGGGCAGCGGTCACGGAAGTGACAGCCGCTCGGCAGGTGCAGCAGGTCCGGGACCTGCCCGGGAATCGCCTCGAGCCGGCTGCGCCGCTCGCCGCCGAGGCCGGGCATCGAGCGCAGGAGCGCCTGCGTGTAGGGGTGGAGCGGGCGCTCGAAGATGTCGAGCACGGAAGCATGCTCGACGATCCGGCCGGCATACATGATCGCCACCTCGTCCGCCTGCTCGGCCACCACCCCGAGGTCGTGCGTGATGAGGACCACCGCCATGCCGTGGCGCTCGCGCAGCGTGCGCAGGAGATCGAGGATCTCCGCCTGGATGGTGACGTCGAGCGCGGTGGTGGGCTCGTCGGCGATCAGCACGCGCGGCTCGCACGAGATGGCGATGGCGATCATCACCCGCTGCCGCATGCCGCCCGAGAGGCGGTGCGGGTAGTCGCGCGCGCGGCGCTCGGGCTCCGGAATGCCGACCTCGTCGAGCAGCTCGACGGCGCGGCTCCACGCGGCCCGGCGGCCGACGCGCCGGTGCAGCCGGATGGCCTCGGCGATCTGGCTGCCGACGGTGAAGACCGGATTGAGCGAGGTCATCGGCTCCTGGAATATCATCGCCAGGCCGGCGCCGCGGACGGCACGCATCTCGCGCTCGGGCAGGCGCAGCAGATCGCACCCCTCGAGGCGCACGTGCCCGCCGACGATCCGCCCGGGCGGAGGCACGAGCCGCATGAGGGAGAGCGCGGTCATCGTCTTGCCGCAGCCCGACTCGCCGACCAGGCCGAGCACTCGGCCGCGCTCGAGCGCGAGCGACACGCCGTCGACCGCGCGCACCACTCCCTCCTCCAGGGCGAAGACCGTACGGAGGTCGCCCACCTCGAGGAGCGGTCGCGCGGCAGCGGGCTCGACGGGCGCGCCGGCGGTCATTCTCCCCTTTTTGGCCGCGTCACGGCCGCCTCGAGCGGCACGACACGGCCGGCGGGCGGCGGGGCGAAGAGCGCGGCGTCGACGGCCGCGTTCGGCTCGGCGGCCTCGTAGACGACGCTCGCCCGCGCGTTCCGGTCCGCGGCGGCGATCTCGAGCAGGCGGGGGAAGCCGTCGCGGAAATCGGCGAAGGCGACGTGCAGCGCGGCGCCGTCGCGGTGGGTCTCGTCGGCGCCGACGAGGCGCAGCGGGTCGCCGGTGAAGCGCAGCCGCTGGCTGCCGTCGGCGAGCGGGACGGTCAGCTCGTACTCGCCATCCGGCGTCGCGCGGAGCGCCGGCGGCCCGGCCGGCGTGCGGCGGGGCGCCGTGCCGAGCAGGATGTCGACGACGTCGGGCACGCTGGCCGGCGCGCCGAGAAAGCGCGCCAGGTTCGCCGGTGTCGCGGCGCCCTCGTAGCGGGTCCCTTCGCCGGCGGGGTAGGCCCACAGGAGCGTCCCGTCGGTCCCGACGGCGAGCGCCAGACCGAAGGGCGAGAGGACGTCGATGCGCACGCTGGTCGGCCGGCGTACGAGGAACGCCTCGCGTACCCACATGCCCTTGAGTCCCGCCCGAAGGCGGGCGCGCGCCCGGAGCGACTGCACCGCGGTGCGCCGCGCCGAGAGCTCCTCGAGGAGACCGGCCGCCGTGGCGGGCGGCAGCGGGCGGGGCCGCCGCATGCCCGGCAGGCAGCCCGCGAGCGACAGGAGCCCGACGAGCACGGCCGCGGCCCAGCGGGCCCGCGAACGGGGGCGGGCCCCGGGCGCCGGCTCAGAGCGGCGCGCCCTCCGCCCGGACACTGCTTTCCAGGACGTGGATCTTGCTCTTGAGCCGGCCCACCTGGGCGGTTTCCTTCGCGCGCGCGAGCGCGTCGCGGTAGATGCGCAGCGCGTCCGTGGGGTGCCCGGCGCGGCTGTAGGCGTCCCCCAGATGCTCCGCCACCGTGGGGTCGTCGCCGGCGAGCTCGACCGCGCGCTCGAGGTGCTCCACGGCTCGCCGGTAGTCACCCCGCTGGTAGTACACCCACCCGAGGCTGTCGACGTAG carries:
- the rpsP gene encoding 30S ribosomal protein S16, with product MAVKIRLARHGSKKNPVYRIVVAHSESPRDGRYIAQLGLYDPTRSPALVRFQADALAAWLKKGARPTQTVAQLIRRAGASTSDVPA
- a CDS encoding KH domain-containing protein — translated: MKELVAFLAKQLVSQPDAVEVRETQGETASVLELKVAKEDLGRVIGKQGRTAKAIRTILNAAASRTNRKVVLEILEEG
- the rimM gene encoding 16S rRNA processing protein RimM, with the protein product MPRRPGPTARSSSRSSKRAEGAAGAPPETRAGWLAVGEVVAAHGLHGLLRVRAYQPPAPSLAPDRLIRLEQAAAGREARIASAAPHGRGLVLVALTGVGDRAAAEALVGSRVLVRTADLPPAADDEFYYYEVVGFRVETAGGEQLGTLVATLATGANDVWVVRTADREHLIPVVAEVVRAIDRAGRRVVIEPPPGLLD
- the trmD gene encoding tRNA (guanosine(37)-N1)-methyltransferase TrmD; the protein is MRVHVLTLFPEMFGSPLAAGVLRRARERGALEVSLHQLRDYAGGRHLQVDDTPYGGGQGMVMKPEPLVAAIEHIAAADAPRRILLSPQGAAFSHERARALASERSLLLLCARYEGLDERVKRHVDEELSIGDYVLSGGELAALVVLDAVARLLPGVLGNVASPADDSFATGLLEHPQYTRPEEFRGVRVPDVLLSGEHAAIARWRREQSLRLTLERRPDLLARAPLDATDRAFLRTLGWEQGDE
- a CDS encoding RNA methyltransferase is translated as MADLYLALLHHPVYDKNGAIVTTAVTNMDVHDIGRLARTFDARAFYVATPVPTLHRLVERIIRHWETGAGAAYNETRKEALALVRLAHDLDAAVADIERETGRLPRLVATSAREGPARLSFASLRRRLGADGPPELLVFGTGWGLAAEVIARADDVLEPIRGTSGYNHISVRSAVAIILDRLRHDR
- a CDS encoding 50S ribosomal protein L19, which encodes MNPIDRIEAEQLRKDVPPFKPGDTVRVHVRVVEGDKERIQVFEGTVIRRSGGGSREMFTVRKTSYGVGVERTFPVHSPRVDRLEVVARGAVRRAKLYYLRERMGRAARVTEEASKG
- a CDS encoding polymer-forming cytoskeletal protein codes for the protein MAEAKPVNGNAWQEVRVSLGPDAEVTGKLSFTVPTRIEGKLKGEVRATDLLVVGPQAIVHASVQAEKLIVLGEIRGEVRQASRVEICTGGRLFGDVETKCLVVQEGATFDGNSRMGGQRPDAPAAAK
- a CDS encoding ABC transporter ATP-binding protein codes for the protein MNLAPLVEVRDLHKRYPLGGGLFGRARAWVHAVEGVSLAIRAGETLGLVGESGCGKSTLGRLMLRLLEPTAGDVRFDGRSLLALSPRELRAMRRQMQIIFQDPYGSLNPRMRVAGIVGEGLAIHRVGTRRERRARVAELLELVGLPPDAGKRYPHEFSGGQRQRIGIARALAVGPRFIVADEAVSALDVSIQAQILNLLQDLQRRLGLTLLFIAHDLRVVEHVSDRVAIMYLGRIVECGPREEIYRNPRHPYTRTLLSAVPVPDPRRRKQRMTLGGDVPSPVSPPPGCAFHPRCGHALEVCRRETPPLETGRGGHAVACHVFPAEGVSTADG
- a CDS encoding ABC transporter ATP-binding protein produces the protein MTAGAPVEPAAARPLLEVGDLRTVFALEEGVVRAVDGVSLALERGRVLGLVGESGCGKTMTALSLMRLVPPPGRIVGGHVRLEGCDLLRLPEREMRAVRGAGLAMIFQEPMTSLNPVFTVGSQIAEAIRLHRRVGRRAAWSRAVELLDEVGIPEPERRARDYPHRLSGGMRQRVMIAIAISCEPRVLIADEPTTALDVTIQAEILDLLRTLRERHGMAVVLITHDLGVVAEQADEVAIMYAGRIVEHASVLDIFERPLHPYTQALLRSMPGLGGERRSRLEAIPGQVPDLLHLPSGCHFRDRCPKAIDRCAAEDPPLEEKARGHAAACIRV